The following proteins come from a genomic window of Tenebrio molitor chromosome 9, icTenMoli1.1, whole genome shotgun sequence:
- the LOC138139477 gene encoding uncharacterized protein isoform X4: protein MRKFFRYAYEGYAPVPYAVNPVRWLEALLCIICLALAVYLTVSMPFMHLVFKVILVVTAGAFTAITIIDIISNTFRNPIYWNTWTLFAITAALFFFLCVGLLIATGLQILLIIAIVFNAITAIVFLLDAFLVLKAFQRRKSVVHPKPAQVIYEQRPEQCYCVQRAGDPESVMVVPEAESTEVTIEKRYEVARSVREGNRTVEEIEEERTIQRTSSAIIPKQRTTTSYGGTFPMSRDAMPLPSPDPQYRSAQPNRRRVSTTDSRMAKGYSTNRIYRDSDGKMYTENGTSLMELQSESGQTIYQEPDGVTYGRIPSNELAGASDLQEVYTYDGKKVNRVYGRPDRKLVTPEGAPLYEVRTENAPNVFEGSDGVFYSYDAPSGRNTSRSEIRLYEDAPRPGDPCRCSPNQTRGSVVQRDARGRIVLPDGTPVTVTTTASGETLYETPNGELLRKDLQPVEIIKVTTNPPLQMSNPPLQMCPVDCRRKAVTPQPQKRCTPPTTQRSEIFRTTELTKTIETERPDTGPDSQLCPKRCSKIRRGADGRLYLPDGAPLNESRSVTGEITYEGPGGEMYTADGLQIISATEERKTAETTKTFSSRPSPRKEREYITVRKLNKSPMYDSSDDSCACVDRSPRYKKEVESPRKMQKPVMSRSPPPRNPSKEGKPFEMAVSSRTVAISTRMVPKSRSQKSLSAPGSPDSREPVTRNVKSAEAPNSVSYQYQQQTPSVVYHQYVQKPCHCGKVHYQTATTVHGTVCAASCPFYIQPKESQPQKLTETPSNAPCGDPVCPYGTPAKEPPATTSSAVCGDPKCPYTSPGVCGDPKCPYTSSVTQNVPCNSSSCQYYVQSQTTSQPKSVDQSGACAPNCPYYQDASPRQPVKVEPTCTPQTPCGKKDCPCCSCLKREDQGARAFRARR, encoded by the exons ATGCGCAAATTCTTTCGATACGCTTACGAAGGGTACGCACCAGTACCCTACGCTGTAAACCCCGTTCGATGGCTAGAAGCA CTCCTGTGTATCATATGCCTTGCACTGGCAGTTTATTTAACCGTTAGCATGCCCTTCATGCACTTGGTGTTCAAAGTTATACTGGTCGTTACAGCTGGAGCTTTCACTGCAATTACAATCATAGACATAATATCGAATACATTTAGGAATCCGATCTATTGGAACACTTGGACATTATTCGCGATCACAGCAGCgctcttcttcttcttgtgCGTTGGTCTCTTGATAGCGACCGGTCTGCAAATCCTTCTGATCATCGCCATTGTATTCAACGCAATAACTGCTATTGTGTTTCTTCTGGATGCATTCCTTGTCTTGAA AGCGTTccaaagaagaaaaagtgTAGTGCATCCGAAGCCTGCTCAAGTGATCTACGAGCAGAGACCGGAACAATGCTACTGCGTGCAACGCGCAGGAGATCCAGAGAGTGTGATGGTAGTGCCCGAAGCAGAGTCGACGGAAGTGACCATTGAGAAACGCTACGAAGTGGCACGCTCGGTTCGCGAAGGGAACAGAACAGTAGAAGAAATAGAAGAGGAACGCACCATACAGCGTACCAGTTCTGCTATAATTCCCAAACAGCGAACTACCACCTCGTACGGTGGTACCTTTCCGATGTCGAGAGACGCTATGCCTTTACCGAGCCCCGATCCACAGTACAGATCAGCACAACCCAATCGAAGAAGAGTGAGTACGACGGATAGCAGGATGGCAAAAGGGTACTCGACAAATCGAATCTACAGAGATTCTGATGGTAAGATGTATACGGAAAATGGTACGTCCCTTATGGAATTGCAAAGTGAATCAGGTCAGACCATCTACCAAGAACCTGATGGGGTGACTTATGGACGAATTCCCAGTAACGAATTGGCCGGAGCTTCGGATCTACAAGAAGTGTACACGTACGACGGGAAGAAGGTGAATCGAGTCTACGGAAGACCAGATAGGAAACTGGTTACGCCAGAAGGGGCACCTCTGTACGAAGTACGCACTGAAAACGCTCCTAACGTCTTCGAAGGTTCTGATGGTGTCTTCTATTCGTACGATGCACCAAGTGGTCGAAATACATCCAGATCGGAAATACGTTTGTACGAGGATGCACCTAGACCAGGAGATCCTTGTAGGTGTTCCCCAAATCAAACCAGAGGAAGCGTGGTGCAAAGAGATGCCCGTGGCAGGATAGTTCTACCGGATGGTACTCCAGTCACTGTTACCACAACAGCTTCTGGGGAGACATTGTACGAGACCCCAAACGGTGAATTGCTCAGAAAAGATTTACAACCTGtcgaaataataaaagtgaCAACAAATCCACCACTCCAGATGTCAAATCCACCACTCCAGATGTGTCCGGTGGATTGTCGAAGGAAAGCAGTGACGCCACAACCTCAAAAAAGATGCACTCCACCGACGACCCAGAGATCGGAAATATTTCGGACCACCGAGCTCACCAAAACCATTGAAACGGAAAGACCTGATACAGGTCCGGATTCACAATTGTGCCCGAAGAGATGCAGCAAGATACGAAGAGGGGCCGACGGCAGACTGTACCTTCCAGATGGAGCACCACTCAACGAGTCACGATCCGTGACAGGTGAAATCACCTACGAAGGCCCCGGAGGAGAAATGTACACGGCCGACGGTCTACAGATTATTTCTGCCAccgaagagagaaaaaccgcAGAAACTACAAAAACTTTCTCCTCCAGACCCAGTCCGCGAAAGGAACGCGAATACATAACCGTGAGGAAATTGAACAAGTCGCCGATGTACGACAGCTCTGACG ACTCGTGCGCATGCGTCGATCGGAGTCCACGGTACAAGAAAGAAGTAGAATCGCCGAGGAAGATGCAGAAACCGGTGATGTCCAGATCGCCGCCGCCAAGAAATCCCTCAAAAGAGGGAAAACCGTTCGAGATGGCGGTCAGTTCCAGAACTGTTGCCATATCTACGAGAATGGTGCCAAAATCGAGGAGCCAGAAGTCTTTGAGTGCTCCTGGAAGTCCGGACAGTAGAGAACCGGTGACACGAAATGTCAAAAGCGCGGAAGCGCCTAA TAGCGTGAGTTATCAGTACCAGCAGCAGACTCCCTCAGTGGTGTACCATCAGTACGTGCAGAAACCTTGCCATTGTGGTAAAGTACACTACCAGACGGCCACAACAGTACACGGAACCGTCTGCGCCGCCAGTTGCCCCTTCTACATCCAGCCGAAAGAGTCACAACCACAAAAATTGACAGAGACACCATCCAACGCTCCTTGCGGCGACCCCGTCTGTCCTTACGGCACCCCAGCGAAAGAACCCCCCGCCACAACTTCGAGCGCCGTTTGTGGAGACCCTAAATGTCCCTACACTTCACCCGGCGTTTGTGGTGATCCCAAATGTCCCTACACTTCATCTGTCACGCAAAACGTCCCTTGTAACAGCTCCAGTTGCCAGTATTACGTGCAATCCCAAACAACTTCGCAACCGAAATCCGTCGACCAGAGTGGCGCTTGCGCCCCCAACTGCCCTTACTACCAAGACGCGTCTCCAAGACAACCCGTGAAAGTCGAACCCACTTGCACCCCGCAAACACCCTGCGGCAAGAAAGACTGCCCTTGCTGCTCCTGTCTGAAGAGAGAGGACCAAGGTG CAAGAGCTTTTCGAGCCCGGAGATAA